DNA from Cutibacterium acnes:
ATCGCCTGGACCAGGGCACGGCGGTCTCCCTGGGAATCGAGGTTTGCCAGGCTCTCGCCGCAATTCACCGCGTCGGTATTCGGCATCTCGACATCAAACCAGCGAATATCCTCATTGAGGATCCTGAGAATGTCAGCGGGGCGCGGATTACCGATTTCGGCGTCTCCGAAGCGGTCGCCTTTCATGGCCCGCGCGAAGTCGTTGGTACCCCTTATTACCAGGCTCCTGAAGTTGCAGCTGGTTGGACGCCGACGGCCGCCAGCGATCTGTACTCATTTGGTGTGACCTTATACGAGATACTCGCTGGCCACATGCCGTTTCAGGCTAATTCAGCCGGAAATCTTCTCCGCAATCAGCCTCCACCAGCCATCCCCGGCGTCGATCCACGGCTGTGGAACACCATACTGACGTGCCTGGCTCCCGATCCTTCTCAGCGTCCCGACAGTGCTGAAGTGTTGGCCTCTGAGCTGCGTTCGTGGCGCAACGGTGAGCAACCGGTACGACTCGTCAGTCGACGGTCCCAGCCTGTCCGACCCACTCCACAACCTATGCCCAGGCCACGACTGGTACGGTCGGCACCGTCAGCGATAAGCGGAGCTACTCCCCCGGCACCGTCGGCGACATCTGTCGCTACACAACAGCGCGGCAGTGGGTGGGTTATTGCTCTGTTAGCTGTGCTGGTACTGGTTGGAGCCGGGGTGTTCTTCTACGTCAAGGGGATGCCCGGATCTCATTCGGATGCCGCTCCTCAACCAACCCAGGCACCAATCTCTACCTCTACGCCAGAGGTCAGGCCAACGCGAACTGTGACGGCTCATGCCACGGTGACAACGATGAGTTCTCCCATACAGATCCAGCTTCCTGGCGGGGCGGTGGAGTGTGGACAAGGGGCCTGGATCGCAAATCCTCGCACCACCTGTCCTCTGGCATTGGAAGTGGTGCGGTCTGTGCCAGCAAACCATCCGGCAAGCTTCGCCATTGACGCGCAGGATCCAAGAACAGGAAAATCACGACACTTTTCCTGCAATACCGTCGGGCAATACGTCGACTGTGGCAGCCAGGATCTCGAGGTCTATCTCGTCATACCCGGATGATAGGTCACTGGCATAGTGATGATAGCTGGCCTACTGTGAAATACTTCTGCCTATGAGACGGCGAACAATCATCGCAGCCGGTTTGAGCATGCCGCTTACTGGATGCGTCTCTCAAGATTCCCAGCCCAAGGAGCCACCGTCCACCACGGTTACGGCATCACCGACTCCTTCTGGCACCTCGACGTCATCCTCGGCAAGCCCGACGTCGGCTCCATCTCACGCCTCAACGGCTACCTCCAGGCCGACCCCAATCCGCATGAATCCGCGAGTTGTCGAAATCGCCAAGAAATTGTCTCCCGAGCAACGCGCCGGCCAATGCATTCTTGTCGGCGTAGTGCCATCAGACTCCCCCGAATACATCACCAACCTCATTGACACCCAGTGCTTAGCCGGAATCTTCCTGCTAGGACACTGGACGAGCAGGTCCAAGCTTGAGGCCATGCTCAGCGCTGTTAATCACGTCAGCCCGCAGGGCATCAAACCTATTGTCGCAACTGACCACGAAGGTGGCGAAATCCAGAACATCCGGGTGCCAGGAGTCGATCACCTGCCGAGTCAGGAAGCTCTGGCCCGGATGTCCCCGGCCAAGGTGCAAGCAGTCGTAACGACCGGTGCTCGTCAACTCGCCAAACTCGGCGTCCATATGGTCTTCTCCCCCGTGGCTGGCGTCATCGACCCTCGCCTTGGGGTACGTAATAAGCCAATTGCCAAGCATCATCGTGGTTTCGGAACCGATCCGCACCTCTGCGGGCAATACTCGGCAGCCGTCGTTGCGGGACACCGCAAAGCGGGGATCATTTCGACCACTAAGCATTTTCCTGGCATCGGACGGATCACGGAGGATACTGACTTCAAATCCGCCGGGATTACTGACGACAAGACCACCCGCCACGACCGATATCTTGAGTCTTTCCGGATGGCCTTTGACGCTGGATCTGAAGCCGTCATGATCGCATCCGCGTACTACTCAAAGATCGATCCCGGCACCCTCGGGTTATTTTCATCAAAGATTATGACAGATATGCTGCGCGGAGACTTCGGTTATCAGGGACTCATCGTGTCCGACGACCTGGGGAGTTCAGTCTCAGTATTCTCAGTCGATGGTGGTCATCGGGCAAGCAAATTCGTCTCTGCCGGCGGCGATCTAGCTATCACAGCTGACCCCCTTCTGGCAGGCCCCATGATTCGCGCGTTGACGTCGACCGCGACGTCCGCGTCCGGTAAGAAGCGTCTTGTTGACGCTGCTAGCCATGTCATCAATGTCAAATTGGCGCATTCATTGACGAAGTGAGGGGAGAACGAATCATGACTGACGATGGATCCAGCAAAGAGAAGTACCCAGACGATTCACACTCTGGCTACAATGACGCCGAATTGACCCCCGAGCAGCCCGATTCGAATAGTGGTCAGGCGCGAGATGACGAGCCAGCCCAGGAACTCTCGCAGGATCGCGAGGCTACGCAGCAATTCTCGACGAATCCTGACGATTACGACAATCAGCAGTATCCGCAGCAAAGCGATTATCAGAACGCCCAGTACCCACAAGACTGGAACCAATACCCCCAGAGCGGCGATGGTTGGGGAAGCGAGAGTACTGCCCCCCGGATGGAGCCAGCCAGCAGGCCAGTATGAAGGCTGGAATGGCCAGTATCCCCAGCAAGGCTGGGACGGACAAAACCCCCAGCAGGGGTGGGACCCCACCCAGTATCCACAGCAAGGGTGGCAAACCGGCCAGAACCCGCAAGGATGGGATAGCCACCAGGGCTGGGACCCCAACCTTCAGGGCTGGGACGGCCAGCCCGGAGCACAGATCGATGACGTCCAAAGCACTCCCGCGGCTGCTATCGGCCAGGGTGACGTCGATAATCTCCAAAACGACCCAAACTATTACTTCGACAGCAATGGTGAACGTGGGCCTGGCTGGTACGGCCCATCTGGAGCGTTCTTCCCTGCCACGCAGGCATATGAGCCTAACGCACAGCCAGATCTCAGCTACATGGCTGAGGGAACACCCGCAGGTACAACCGGCACCGACCATGAGCACATCAGCGAACCGGTCGGCGGGATCCCATTCAGCGATGCTCCCCAACCTACACGCAAAAGTCAATACTGGATTATTGCCGTTGCAGCAATTCTCGTCGTTGCCATCGGTGCCGGAGTATTCTTTTATCTGAGGTCCAAGTCGGGTGCGACGAAAGCTGTTCCTGCAACAGCATCGAAGCCGGCCGCCTCGGCCTCAAAGTCCCCTACCCCTGAGGTCACGGTCACCTCGACATCGACGGCCACTGCCGGCGCTACAAGTGTCGCTCCTGCTTCCGCCACACCGATGCCGAGCGTTCCCAACGATGCCTCGACTACCCCGTCTCCTGACCTCGTCCGTCAGCTATTTAATGCCCCGGACGCGCAAGTGCAGTGGGTCAGCCTGGCTGCCGATGGACAAAACGCTGCTGTTGCCTATGCGTCTACATTTAATATTAACGGTAAATCCGCCGGTCCCAATGGCGGACACCTGGTAATGAGGAAAAATGGAAGTCATTGGGAGCCTCTCTCCCAGGGCGGTGTCATTGTCGATGATAATGACTGCGATGCAATGCTCAAGACCCTGGGAGATAAGGCAGCTGTTGCAGCCAGCCAGGTCATGAACAATAAACAGTGCGATGCCGCCATCGTGTACGACTTGGCTAAGGCGAGCCCCATCCGTCTTGGCGAAATGGCAGGTGTTGGACCTCTTAACTTAGACAAGAGCACCTCCGAACTTGCCAGTACAATCCACGTTATTCCGGACGGCGTCGGTGACGGTTGCACGCGAAACCCAACGGCATATAGCCGATACGGCGATCTCCTCGGTGGTGTCTGGACCCAGGGCGGTAAGGCACAAGCATACCTCTTTACCGGGGGCAACAACGCCACCTCAAATGGAGCACGCATTGGAATTACAGAGGCACAACTGCGGTCTGACTATTCTAAACTCAAACTGACCGACGTCAGCACGGAGTTCTCAGGAATCAAGCTGGGCTTTCAGAAGGCCCTCGCATATTCGTATCACGGCAAAGAAATCGATTACCTCTTTAACGGTGGCAAGGTTGTCGCCTACATGATTAGGAATTCTGACTTCAGCCCAACAACGTGTTGATAACCAGATTCAAGCAATGACGTGGCTTCCTGTTGAGAGGAAGCCACGTCATTGCTTATGAGATCCTATGAACTCTGCAGGCATCACAACATACATGCGTCACGGACAAGGTCACGAACTCAGTGTTGGGTGGTTGGTGCGGGTGTGTCGTCGGGTGGGGTTTGTGGTGGTGTCGTATCGTGGTAGGCGTGTGGTTATGTTGCGTGTCGACCAGACTCTAGGTTGTTGTGGCTAGCCGGCCCTGGTGTGCATGGTTGGTCCACATACTTTGATTGTGATGGTTTCTGGTCGTAGTGCTAGCGCGCCGAGCAGTTAGTGTTGGTGTGGTGGTTTCAGTGAGTGTTAGGACACGCTAGCCATGCCTCCCACGTGGCATGGTTACATAATCTGGTGGTGTGGTGTCAGGCCACACTCGTATTCCCCTACACCCGGGCCTGGTTATGTCTAGCAATAATGCGACCTATAGTCTGGCTGGGGCCTGGGCGTGTGGGTATGCGTGTGTGGGTGTATCACCCCTCCAGCCAGTCTGGCTGGAGGGGTGATACACCCACACACGCATACTCCTTCCCCCCTGGGGGAAGGAACAGTATAAGTATTCCGGCAGCGTCTTACTCTCCCACACGATCCCTCGTGCAGTACCATCAGCGTTGGAAGGCTTAACGACCGGGTTCGGAATGGGACCGGGTGTTTCCCTTCCACTATGGCCACCGGAAAACCTGAAAACCATACAGTAGAACACATACATTAAACGGCGCAACCCGTGAAGGGGCTGGGAGCCGTATAGTGGATACGAGTCACGCGCACACACGCGTATGGTGTTAATGAAAGTCCTCGGTCTATTAGTACCAGTCAGCTCCACACCTTACGATGCGTCCACGTCTGGCCTATCAACCCGATCATCTCTCGGGGACCTTACCAGGAACACTCCTGTGGGAACCCTTATCTTGAAGCGTGCTTCCCGCTTAGATGCTTTCAGCGGTTATCACAACCCGACGTAGCCAACCAGCCATGCTCTTGGCAGAACAACTGGCACACCAGAGGTCAGTCCGTCTCGGTCCTCTCGTACTAAAGACAGCCCTTCTCAAGATTCCTCCGCGCGCAGCGGATAGGGACCGAACTGTCTCACGACGTTCTGAACCCAGCTCGCGTGCCGCTTTAATGGGCGAACAGCCCAACCCTTGGGACCGACTCCAGCCCCAGGATGCGACGAGCCGACATCGAGGTGCCAAACCATGCCGTCGCTATGAGCGCTCGGGCAAGATCAGCCTGTTATCCCCGGGGTACCTTTTATCCGTTGAGTGACGGCGCATCCACAAGCCACCGTCAGATCACTAGTCCCGACTTTCGTCCCTGCTCGACCTGTCAGTCTCACAGTCAAGCCCCCTTGTGCACTTACACTCACCACCTGATTACCAACCAGGCTGAGGGAACCTTTGGGCGCCTCCGTTACCCTTTAGGAGGCGACCGCCCCAGTCAAACTACCCATCAGGCACTGTCCTTGAACCGGATCACGGTCCACAGTGAGATAACCAGAACAATCAGAGTGGTATTTCACCAACGACTCCACCACCACTAGCGTGGCCGCATCAACGTCTCCCACCTATCCTACACAAACCGTCCCAATCACCAATACCAAACTATAGTAAAGGTCCCGGGGTCTTTCCGTCCTGCTGCGCGTAACGAGCATCTTTACTCGTAATGCAATTTCACCGAGTTCATGGTGGAGACAGTAGGGAAATCGTTACTCCATTCGTGCAGGTCGGAACTTACCCGACAAGGAATTTCGCTACCTTAGGATGGTTATAGTTACCACCGCCGTTTACTGGGGCTTAAGTTCACCGCTACGCATACACTCACAGTTCCCCTTAACCTTCCAGCACCGGGCAGGAGTCAGTCCGTATACATCGTCTTACGACTTCGCACGGACCTGTGTTTTTGGTAAACAGTCGTTTCCCCCTGGACTCTGCGCCCCTCACCGCCACCACACCGCACGGGTGCACGACAGCTCAGGTCCCCCTTATCCCAAAGTTACGGGGGCATTTTGCCGAGTTCCTTCACCACGATTCACTCGATCGCCTCGGTATACTCTACCTATCCACCAGTGTCGGTTTAGGGTACGGGCGGACCCGCCACCTCGCTCACGAAGCTTTTCTCGACAGTACAGGATCACTCACTCACCCACAACCATGGGCTCCCCATCATGCCTCAACCTTCACGCCCAGCGGATTTACCTACCAGACAGTCCACACACTTAGCCCCGGACAACCATCACCGGGGATGAGCTACCTCACTGCGTCCCTCCGCAGCTTGCCTACTACATGATCGGTTCACACACTCACCCACCCCAGAAGCATCAAAAACACTCCCAAGACAAGCTCACATGCTTAGCATCACACACCTCGACACGGACGGTGACAAGCCGGTACCAGAATATCAACTGGTTACCCATCGACTACGCCTGTCGGCCTCGCCTTAGGACCCGACTCACCCAGGGCAGACAAACTTGACCCTGGAACCCTTGGATAATCGGCGGACGGGATTCCCACCCGTCACACGCTACTCATGCCTGCATTCTCACTCGCATCAACTCCACCACACAGTCACCCGGCAGCTTCACCACTGACACGACGCTCCCCTACCCAACCACACAGGTTGCCACAGCTTCGGCGGATAACTTAAGCCCCGCTACATTATCGGCGCGGAATCACTTGACCAGTGAGCTATTACGCACTCTTTCAAGGATGGCTGCTTCCAAGCCAACCTCCTGGTTGTCTACGCAACTCCACATCCTTTCCCACTGAGTCACCACTTAGGGGCCTTAGCTGATGATCTGGGCTGTTTCCCTCTCGACGACGAAGCTTATCCCCCGCCGTCTCACTGCCACGCTACACTTGCCAGCATTCGGAGTTTGGCTGATTTCGGTAAGCCGATAAGCCCCCTAGACCATCCAGTGCTCTACCTCCAACAAGAACCACGCAACGCTGCACCTAAATGCATTTCGGGGAGAACCAGCTATCACGGTGTTTGATTGGCCTTTCACCCCTATCCACAACTCATCCCCTCCATTTTCAACTGAAGTGGGTTCGGACCTCCACGACGTCTTACCGACGCTTCATCCTGGCCATGGATAGATCACACCGCTTCGGGTCTAGAACACGCGACTCACGCCCTTATCGGACTCGCTTTCGCTACGACTCCCCCACCACGGGTTAACCTCGCCACGCATCACTAACTCGCAGGCTCATTCTTCAAAAGGCACGCCATCACCACACAGGCTCTGACGGCTTGCATGCGACCGGTTTCAGGAACTCTTTCACTCCCCTCCCGGGGTACTTTTCACCCTTCCCTCACGGTACTCATCCACTATCGGTCACCAAGGAGTATTTAGGCTTGACGGGTGGTCCCGCCAGATTCACGCGAAATTCCACGAGTCCCACGCTACTCGGGGCAACCCCACACCAGTGCCACGCTTACAGTTACAGGACTCTCACCCACTCCGGTACGCCTTCCCAGACGCTTCACCTTCACGCAACATTTCTCACTGGCCAATCCTGCGGCAGCAGAACCACAAGGCCCCCACAACCCCGCACATGCAACACCTGCCGGCTTGAACACACACACGGTTTAGCCTCCTCCGCTTTCGCTCGCCACTACTCACGGAATCACACTTGTTTTCTCTTCCTACGGGTACTAAGATGTTTCACTTCCCCGCGTTACCACCCACACCCCTATACATTCAGGGCAGGGCCACCGGACACTACTCCGGACATTCCAGGTTTCCCCATTCGGACACCCCCGGATCACAGCTCGCTCACCAACTCCCCAG
Protein-coding regions in this window:
- a CDS encoding serine/threonine-protein kinase, giving the protein MSDEGVMGKSTTKRVGSHYVLDDVLGRGSMGTVWRGHDLNDGSPCAIKILNPTLTTDKGATRRFIDERDIFMSVDDDAVVRVTDMVVESSTFAIVMELVDGPDLAQVLKSLPDHRLDQGTAVSLGIEVCQALAAIHRVGIRHLDIKPANILIEDPENVSGARITDFGVSEAVAFHGPREVVGTPYYQAPEVAAGWTPTAASDLYSFGVTLYEILAGHMPFQANSAGNLLRNQPPPAIPGVDPRLWNTILTCLAPDPSQRPDSAEVLASELRSWRNGEQPVRLVSRRSQPVRPTPQPMPRPRLVRSAPSAISGATPPAPSATSVATQQRGSGWVIALLAVLVLVGAGVFFYVKGMPGSHSDAAPQPTQAPISTSTPEVRPTRTVTAHATVTTMSSPIQIQLPGGAVECGQGAWIANPRTTCPLALEVVRSVPANHPASFAIDAQDPRTGKSRHFSCNTVGQYVDCGSQDLEVYLVIPG
- a CDS encoding glycoside hydrolase family 3 N-terminal domain-containing protein — its product is MNPRVVEIAKKLSPEQRAGQCILVGVVPSDSPEYITNLIDTQCLAGIFLLGHWTSRSKLEAMLSAVNHVSPQGIKPIVATDHEGGEIQNIRVPGVDHLPSQEALARMSPAKVQAVVTTGARQLAKLGVHMVFSPVAGVIDPRLGVRNKPIAKHHRGFGTDPHLCGQYSAAVVAGHRKAGIISTTKHFPGIGRITEDTDFKSAGITDDKTTRHDRYLESFRMAFDAGSEAVMIASAYYSKIDPGTLGLFSSKIMTDMLRGDFGYQGLIVSDDLGSSVSVFSVDGGHRASKFVSAGGDLAITADPLLAGPMIRALTSTATSASGKKRLVDAASHVINVKLAHSLTK